One Thermoplasma volcanium GSS1 genomic window carries:
- a CDS encoding thioredoxin domain-containing protein has translation MANELVHEKSPYLLMHSNDPIDWMPWSERAFSKAAAENRLIFLSIGYSTCHWCHVIHDESFSDKDVADILNKNYVCIKVDREERPDLDSYFMNVSAVINGSGGWPLNVILLPDRRPVFAFTYVPKEDRRGMTGLKTLAQQIALIWKNDPQQFESQAVAVMDAVKNRMPGRAKINVDVFSKLELSLRTSFDLQDGGFSGSPKFFNTPALNYLLERFYETGNEEILNFIGLTLKTISIRGIHDLVNGGFFRYSTDTMWIVPHFEKMLYTQTQLMKLFSKMFMLTRDNVYRDMIYDIKRFMDENLYWPGHGYYSGMDADVDGNEGGYYKWSFQDLKVALGQDFEAFRAIFDISEGGNYMDELYGQTGDNLIYFTGSFDEYRRSIEENGSTDMLSRSIEKLREAEKKRKKPSVDKKILTDLNGLAISSLSWAYRATGDKEFLDSAVSVSEFIIKNMIGDYLLHSFFEGSASVKSSLFDYAFLIRGLIDLYTITFDQKYLEEAKKLADEAIKFLFDGKFKLSEEIDDPQIADSEVESPYATIVADLDDLSLLTEDLQYHQIADQALTSVFDAVSRFPSAFPSMVISAEKHIYGKVVSCRANKVREAESIIPSEIALFSQLESEKYNICTYFACLNPVESIDVLKRSIYKLAD, from the coding sequence TCAACCTGCCATTGGTGCCATGTTATTCATGACGAGAGTTTCTCTGATAAGGACGTAGCTGATATATTAAATAAAAACTATGTATGCATAAAGGTTGATAGGGAGGAAAGGCCTGATCTTGACTCTTATTTTATGAACGTTTCTGCAGTTATTAACGGCAGCGGGGGCTGGCCTCTGAACGTTATTTTGCTGCCTGACCGGCGCCCTGTCTTTGCTTTTACTTATGTGCCGAAAGAGGATAGAAGAGGGATGACAGGACTCAAGACGCTGGCTCAGCAGATCGCGTTAATATGGAAAAATGATCCTCAACAGTTCGAAAGTCAAGCTGTCGCTGTTATGGATGCAGTTAAAAATAGAATGCCAGGAAGAGCTAAAATCAATGTCGATGTTTTCTCAAAGCTTGAGTTGTCATTACGCACATCCTTTGACCTGCAGGATGGTGGTTTTTCTGGCTCTCCTAAGTTTTTCAATACACCGGCGCTTAACTATCTATTAGAAAGATTTTACGAAACGGGAAATGAGGAAATTCTCAACTTCATAGGCTTAACTCTGAAGACGATATCAATAAGGGGCATACATGATCTGGTAAACGGTGGTTTCTTTAGATATTCAACGGATACAATGTGGATAGTTCCGCATTTTGAGAAGATGCTTTATACTCAGACGCAACTTATGAAACTCTTTTCGAAGATGTTTATGCTTACCCGTGACAATGTGTATAGGGATATGATATATGACATCAAAAGGTTCATGGATGAAAATCTTTACTGGCCAGGCCATGGATATTATTCTGGCATGGATGCTGACGTTGATGGAAATGAAGGGGGGTACTATAAATGGAGTTTCCAAGACTTAAAAGTGGCTCTCGGCCAAGATTTTGAAGCATTTAGGGCCATATTTGATATTAGTGAAGGCGGCAACTATATGGATGAACTTTATGGCCAAACAGGTGACAATCTTATATATTTTACGGGCAGTTTCGATGAGTATAGAAGATCCATAGAGGAAAATGGAAGTACGGACATGTTAAGTAGGTCTATTGAAAAGCTAAGGGAAGCTGAGAAGAAGAGAAAGAAGCCATCGGTAGACAAAAAGATACTTACAGATTTGAATGGCCTGGCTATTTCTTCGCTTTCTTGGGCTTACAGAGCAACAGGTGATAAAGAATTCCTTGACTCGGCAGTATCGGTATCCGAATTCATTATTAAGAACATGATTGGAGATTATCTTCTTCATAGCTTTTTTGAAGGCTCAGCATCGGTTAAATCCAGCTTGTTTGATTACGCCTTTTTGATCAGGGGCCTAATCGATCTCTACACTATAACATTTGATCAAAAGTACCTTGAAGAGGCTAAAAAATTAGCTGATGAGGCTATAAAATTTCTTTTTGATGGGAAGTTTAAACTATCAGAAGAAATAGATGACCCACAAATAGCTGATTCGGAAGTAGAATCCCCATACGCCACAATTGTTGCAGATCTTGATGATCTATCACTTTTAACAGAAGATCTTCAGTACCATCAGATTGCAGATCAAGCCCTTACGTCTGTGTTCGATGCAGTATCTCGTTTTCCGTCTGCTTTCCCATCCATGGTTATCTCTGCTGAGAAGCACATATATGGAAAAGTAGTTTCTTGTAGAGCCAATAAAGTAAGGGAAGCTGAGAGCATAATTCCAAGTGAAATTGCGCTCTTCTCCCAATTAGAATCTGAAAAGTATAACATTTGCACGTATTTTGCATGCTTGAATCCAGTTGAATCTATTGATGTTTTGAAGAGATCAATTTATAAACTTGCCGATTAA